A stretch of the Rosa rugosa chromosome 5, drRosRugo1.1, whole genome shotgun sequence genome encodes the following:
- the LOC133712210 gene encoding chlorophyllase-2 translates to MSTSSCSNVFELGKYRVELQTVEAAESSRCCSTKSSSSVSVPPPKPLLIGLPCEAGEFPVLLLLHGFLLSNSFYSQLIQHVASHGFIVIAPQLYTIAGSDTSDEIKSTAAITNWLSEGLQSLLPPHVQANLNKLALAGHSRGGKVSFALALGKEGITTSLKFSALIGIDPVDGMDTGKQTPPPVLTYVPHSFDLDDMAVMVIGTGLGEVKRNPLFPACAPKGVNHEEFFKECRKPACYFVAKDYGHLDMLDDETKGIRGKATYCLCKNGKSREPMRKFVGGVVVAFVKAYLGGDMSELMAIREGGHEAAPIELQTVEFFL, encoded by the exons ATGTCTACTTCATCTTGTTCAAATGTTTTTGAGCTTGGAAAGTACAGGGTAGAACTCCAAACAGTTGAGGCAGCAGAGTCTAGTCGATGCTGCAGCACCAAGTCTTCTTCAAGTGTTTCGGTCCCGCCTCCGAAACCGCTTTTGATTGGCTTGCCTTGTGAAGCTGGAGAGTTCCCAGTGCTGCTTCTCCTCCATGGTTTCCTTCTCTCCAACTCTTTCTACTCTCAGCTTATCCAACACGTTGCTTCTCATGGCTTCATCGTCATTGCTCCTCAG TTGTATACAATAGCTGGATCAGATACAAGTGATGAGATCAAGTCCACAGCTGCAATAACAAACTGGTTATCAGAAGGACTTCAATCCTTGCTTCCACCCCATGTTCAAGCAAATCTAAACAAGCTAGCACTCGCCGGCCACAGCCGCGGAGGCAAAGTTTCTTTTGCTCTAGCATTAGGGAAAGAAGGCATCACTACTAGCTTGAAATTTTCAGCCTTAATAGGCATAGACCCGGTTGATGGAATGGACACAGGGAAACAGACCCCTCCACCAGTACTAACCTATGTCCCTCATTCTTTCGATCTCGATGACATGGCAGTGATGGTGATTGGTACTGGTTTGGGTGAAGTGAAGAGAAACCCTCTATTCCCTGCCTGTGCTCCAAAGGGTGTTAACCATGAGGAGTTCTTCAAAGAGTGTCGAAAACCGGCTTGTTACTTTGTGGCCAAGGATTATGGGCATCTTGATATGCTTGATGATGAGACAAAGGGAATTAGAGGGAAGGCTACATATTGTTTGTGCAAAAATGGCAAGTCTAGGGAACCCATGAGAAAATTTGTTGGAGGAGTTGTGGTTGCTTTCGTTAAAGCCTATTTGGGAGGGGATATGAGTGAACTAATGGCTATAAGAGAAGGAGGGCATGAGGCTGCACCAATTGAGCTTCAAACTGTTGAATTCTTTTTGTGA
- the LOC133712670 gene encoding uncharacterized protein LOC133712670: MKILKTDVGALDNFEVLEFLKSKGASKNDLSRVARVTQSEYKVFDYLVDTPAGTHTRESVEEFKEKCRQYDLGNDKILNIINTRPASVVEIYAIVEDNADELVELVAEVLTPPTVASPKPEADTNDIDAETMNVEQIEQNDGNKEKPEFGEVPMETS; encoded by the exons ATGAAGAT ACTAAAGACTGATGTCGGAGCACTTGACAATTTTGAAGTGCTCGAATTCCTAAAATCTAAAGGGGCCTCAAAGAATGATCTATCACGGGTGGCAAGAGTTACACAATCGGAGTATAAG GTTTTCGATTATTTGGTTGATACTCCTGCTGGTACTCACACAAGAGAGAGTGTTGAAGAGTTCAAGGAGAAGTGTAGACAATATGACCTTGGGAATGATAAGATCCTCAATATTATTAACACTAGGCCAGCTTCAGTGGTTGAAATATATGCG ATCGTGGAGGATAATGCTGATGAGCTAGTAGAGCTGGTTGCAGAGGTCTTGACTCCTCCAACCGTCGCATCCCCTAAACCTGAAGCCGATACTAATGACATTGATGCAGAGACCATGAACGTGGAACAAATTGAACAAAATGATGGCAATAAAGAAAAACCTGAATTTGGGGAAGTACCAATGGAGACTAGTTGA